In Sporichthyaceae bacterium, a single window of DNA contains:
- the hutU gene encoding urocanate hydratase, with amino-acid sequence MSGIRAARGSERTALSWQTEAALRMLNNNLDPEVAEHPEELIVYGGSGKAARDWPSYRALVRTLTDLETDQTLLVQSGRPVGVLRTHEWAPRVLIANSNLVPDWANWDEFRRLEAAGLTMFGQMTAGSWIYIGSQGILQGTYETFAAVAAKRFGGTLAGTVTLTAGLGGMGGAQPLAVTMNGGVAIVVECDPSRISRRLEQQYLDVYASSLDDALWQAEEARAARKPLSIGVLGNAAEVLPDLVGRGPGIDIVTDQTSAHDPLAYLPVGLTLESWAKLRAENPRACADRARQSMAEHVEAMVGFSDAGAEVFDYGNSIRAEAQAAGYRRAFDFPGFVPAYIRPMFCEGRGPFRWVALSGDPADIAATDDAICAMFADNDRITRWIEQARQKVRFQGLPARICWLGAGERDRAGLAFNQMVADGKLQAPIVIGRDHLDCGSVASPYRETEAMADGSDAIADWPLLNAMVNVASGATWVSIHHGGGVGMGRSIHAGQVIVADGTELAAEKLERVLTNDPATGVIRHVDAGYPRAREVATERGLPIPMASDLQ; translated from the coding sequence GTGAGCGGGATACGGGCGGCGCGCGGTAGCGAGCGCACTGCGCTCAGCTGGCAGACCGAGGCCGCGCTGCGCATGCTCAACAACAACCTGGACCCTGAGGTCGCCGAGCACCCCGAGGAATTGATTGTTTACGGCGGCAGCGGCAAGGCCGCCCGGGACTGGCCCAGTTACCGGGCGTTGGTCCGCACCCTCACCGATCTGGAAACCGACCAGACCCTGCTGGTGCAGTCCGGCCGTCCGGTCGGGGTGCTGCGCACCCACGAATGGGCACCGCGGGTACTGATCGCCAACTCCAACCTGGTCCCCGACTGGGCCAACTGGGACGAGTTCCGCCGACTGGAAGCCGCCGGGCTGACCATGTTCGGGCAGATGACCGCCGGCTCGTGGATCTACATCGGCTCGCAGGGCATCCTGCAGGGCACCTACGAGACGTTCGCCGCGGTCGCCGCCAAACGCTTCGGCGGCACGCTGGCCGGCACCGTCACGTTGACCGCCGGCCTGGGCGGCATGGGCGGCGCGCAGCCACTGGCCGTCACCATGAACGGCGGAGTGGCGATCGTCGTGGAGTGCGACCCGTCGCGCATCTCTCGACGGTTGGAACAGCAATACCTCGACGTGTACGCATCGTCGTTGGACGACGCGCTGTGGCAGGCCGAAGAGGCCCGCGCAGCCCGAAAACCCTTGTCCATCGGGGTTCTGGGCAACGCCGCCGAGGTGCTGCCCGACCTGGTCGGCCGCGGCCCGGGCATCGACATCGTCACCGACCAGACCTCCGCGCACGACCCGTTGGCCTACCTGCCGGTGGGCCTGACGCTGGAGTCGTGGGCCAAGCTTCGCGCGGAGAACCCGCGGGCGTGCGCGGACCGCGCCCGGCAGTCGATGGCCGAGCACGTCGAGGCGATGGTCGGGTTCTCCGACGCGGGCGCCGAGGTGTTCGACTACGGCAACTCGATCCGCGCCGAGGCGCAGGCGGCCGGCTACCGGCGCGCGTTCGACTTTCCCGGCTTCGTGCCCGCCTACATCCGGCCGATGTTCTGCGAGGGCCGCGGGCCGTTCCGCTGGGTCGCGCTGTCCGGTGACCCGGCCGACATCGCGGCCACCGACGATGCCATCTGCGCGATGTTCGCCGACAACGACCGCATCACCCGGTGGATCGAGCAGGCCCGGCAGAAGGTGCGCTTCCAGGGCCTGCCCGCGCGCATCTGTTGGCTGGGTGCCGGCGAGCGGGACCGGGCCGGGTTGGCGTTCAACCAGATGGTGGCCGACGGGAAACTGCAGGCGCCGATCGTCATAGGCCGCGACCACCTGGACTGCGGCTCGGTGGCCTCGCCGTATCGGGAGACCGAGGCCATGGCCGACGGCTCCGATGCGATCGCCGACTGGCCGCTGCTCAACGCGATGGTGAACGTGGCGTCCGGGGCCACCTGGGTGTCCATCCATCACGGCGGCGGGGTCGGCATGGGCCGTTCCATCCATGCCGGGCAGGTGATCGTCGCCGACGGCACCGAGCTGGCCGCAGAGAAGCTGGAGCGAGTGCTCACCAACGATCCAGCCACCGGAGTGATCCGGCACGTCGACGCCGGCTACCCGCGAGCCCGCGAGGTGGCCACCGAACGCGGCCTGCCCATCCCGATGGCGTCTGACCTGCAGTGA
- a CDS encoding ABC transporter ATP-binding protein produces MIEFEGVTKVFSGGTVAVEDLSLVAPAGRTTVVIGPPGSGKTVLLRMVNRMLDPSAGRVLLDGAPNTTARRSQLRRGVGYFVQGGLFPHRTVSHNVETVPLLAGADRSTSRQIALALLERVGLSSVFADKYPGQLSAGQQARVGLARALAADPPVLLMDNPFAGLDPAVRGDLQDDLLELQRIAPKTILFTTQDIDEAIKLGDQIAVMSEGRMVQLATPQTLLSHPGSDFVADLLGRDRGIRKLTFLPAGELPLSPAATVQAGTTGFRARAIADSHRERWLLVLDPERRPRGWVDSAVLGPDEIISGSVVHPLGGTFYADESVLAALDAAILSAAGLAVCLGDDGRILGVVSHTEIARYLTGQRPAVPVSNPFPVSGPAATAAAPIPAPAPIPEPPPAPEPPPAPPPAQAQVEAEEFEDDAAEEPATAVLPVVEEAAGPVSPVRKATQTAPVPVVKETRPAPVPKPATPAPVPEPVAVRTEPAEAEAEAAPAETASAGTTTSSQNFAAGRWEWNAETGEWVQLADSERSEAET; encoded by the coding sequence GTGATCGAGTTCGAAGGCGTCACGAAGGTCTTTTCCGGCGGCACCGTCGCCGTCGAGGATCTCAGCCTGGTCGCGCCCGCAGGCCGCACCACCGTGGTGATCGGGCCGCCGGGTAGCGGTAAGACTGTGCTGCTGCGCATGGTCAACCGGATGCTGGATCCGTCGGCCGGCCGGGTGTTGTTGGACGGCGCACCGAACACCACCGCGCGCCGTTCGCAGCTGCGTCGCGGCGTCGGCTACTTCGTGCAGGGCGGCCTGTTTCCGCACCGCACGGTGTCCCACAACGTGGAGACCGTCCCGCTGTTGGCCGGCGCCGACCGGTCCACCTCGCGACAGATCGCGTTGGCCCTGCTCGAGCGGGTCGGCCTGTCCTCGGTGTTCGCCGACAAGTACCCCGGTCAGCTCTCCGCCGGCCAGCAGGCCCGGGTCGGGTTGGCCCGTGCGCTGGCCGCGGACCCCCCGGTGCTGTTGATGGACAACCCGTTCGCCGGGTTGGACCCCGCGGTGCGCGGTGACCTGCAGGACGACCTTTTGGAGCTGCAGCGCATCGCCCCGAAGACCATCCTGTTCACCACGCAGGACATCGACGAGGCCATCAAGCTCGGCGATCAGATCGCGGTCATGTCCGAGGGCCGCATGGTGCAGTTGGCCACTCCGCAGACGCTGTTGTCCCACCCCGGCAGCGACTTCGTCGCCGACCTGCTCGGCCGTGACCGCGGCATCCGCAAGCTGACGTTCCTGCCGGCCGGCGAGCTGCCGCTGTCCCCGGCGGCCACCGTGCAGGCCGGCACCACCGGTTTCCGTGCCCGGGCCATCGCCGACTCCCATCGGGAGCGGTGGCTGCTGGTGCTCGACCCGGAACGTCGCCCGCGTGGCTGGGTGGACAGCGCGGTGCTCGGGCCGGACGAGATCATCTCCGGCTCCGTGGTGCACCCGCTCGGTGGCACGTTTTACGCCGACGAATCGGTGCTCGCCGCGCTGGACGCAGCGATCCTGTCCGCGGCCGGGTTGGCCGTCTGCCTGGGTGACGACGGCCGCATCCTCGGCGTGGTCAGCCACACCGAGATCGCGCGGTACCTGACCGGGCAGCGACCCGCCGTGCCGGTGTCCAACCCCTTCCCGGTCAGTGGGCCCGCGGCCACCGCCGCCGCCCCGATCCCAGCACCCGCGCCGATTCCGGAACCGCCGCCCGCGCCGGAACCGCCCCCGGCACCACCGCCCGCGCAGGCGCAGGTCGAGGCTGAGGAGTTCGAGGACGACGCCGCCGAGGAGCCGGCCACCGCGGTGCTGCCCGTCGTCGAGGAGGCCGCCGGGCCGGTCAGCCCCGTCCGCAAGGCAACCCAGACCGCTCCCGTGCCGGTGGTCAAGGAGACGCGGCCGGCCCCGGTGCCCAAGCCCGCGACGCCGGCGCCCGTCCCCGAGCCGGTCGCGGTCCGCACCGAACCCGCGGAGGCCGAGGCAGAGGCTGCGCCCGCGGAAACCGCGTCCGCCGGAACCACGACCTCGTCGCAGAACTTCGCCGCCGGCCGGTGGGAGTGGAACGCGGAGACCGGTGAGTGGGTTCAGCTCGCCGACTCGGAGCGCTCCGAGGCGGAGACGTGA